Below is a window of Candidatus Nanosynbacter sp. HMT-352 DNA.
TAGGGAACTATAACTTACAAAGTGAGTGCCTTCAATTAAGTCGCATTATATCAATATCTAAATTGTTAGGGAACTATAACCAAAGACGATATTAATAACAACCGTTTATTGATTTTTTATGATGACCATGGTAATATGACAACGTAAAACAGCAGCGCCCCTCTTATGTTAGAGCAATGCGGGCTGTTTTATTTTATTTTGACTGATTTACTACCCTTAAACTATTTTATTGACTTTTTATAGCGGTCGTGGCAATATATCAACATAAGGTGTATGCGCCCTGGGTCTGATCTCGGAAAGCGGTACGCCTTATTTTATTGTATATTTAAGCATATTGCGTAATCCAACGAATAGTGATAAACTGCAATCGCATGGTTTGAGCATCCATGCTCTCTTCCTGCCCTCTTAAAATGGGGGCGGGTTTTATTTATGTGCGGCGACGCCATATGGTAAATTATCATTTTCAGGATAGATTTTACATAAAAAGTATACAAAATGCCTGCAAAATGATTACATTATGCATACAACTTTGCTATAACAGAAACACTCAAGTGAGGCACATTAACAATTAGAAGATATACCATATCAAGATAAATCGCAAATGAGATAAACTGGAGGCTTGAACAATCTCTTAAAAAGTAGTAGGATAACTGGGCAGTTGTTGTGATTTGTAACTGTCATTGTATGAAGACACCTCAAAAACGAGGTGTCTTTTTTGACGGCTTCGAAAAAAATAGTAAATACATTCCAAATACAAGCTTAATTGCCGAGTCAATATATGCTATCACCTCTAATGGGATGTCAGTAAAAATATATCCTACAAAAATATTGATAACACAAATAAGACCTAAATATATCATTGATTTTCCGTGTACAAAATAATACGGGAAAAAATGCAGTGCAGTTGCCATCAGCGCTCCCAGCCAAATCAATCTCCAATTTTCAGTCGCAAAGAATGGTCCACCCAGCAAAACCATCAAGATAAATAATAAAATAACGGCGTATAAAGATACTTCCTTTTGAAATTCACTCGAAGGACCATCAGACAGCCTATTCAACACCTTTTTATTCATGTTGATTGAGAAAAAACTAATAACATATCCAATACTAAATATTTGCATATTTATTATTTGCTTTCCTCCTATTAAAGTCGCTATTGAAATAATCGCCGCTATTACAATTAGCCACAATCCACACGCTCTCTTATAATTGGATTCCAACTTTTCATCTTTATTATAATTTAAAAAAGCCATAAATATCTCCGATAAAATCATCACTCTTATTATATCACCGCAACGATAAAGCTTAAAAATCGTAAGCATTTATTATCAACATATGATAAACTAATCTCATGGAAACAGCGCTTATATTTATAGTAGCCGCCGCAATTATTTTTCTAGCAATCAAAGTAAGGCAGGGGACTGACGGTGACACAAGCCCAATTAAAACCCCAATAAAGAAAGAATACGTATACATTAAAAAATCTTGCGCAATGACGCCAAGTGAATTATCGTTTTACAAAACTCTACACGAAGCGGTAGACGGATGTGTAATTATACCTCAGGCTCATTTAAGCATGTTTTTGGATCATGAGATAAAAGGGCAAAGCTGGAAAGCAGCTTTCGCGAAAATAAACGGCAAATCTGTAGATTTTCTAATTTGCACCAATGATATGAAGCCTCTCATAGCTATTGAGCTTGATGATAGTACTCACAATCAGCCCGATCGAAAAACACGCGACGATTTCGTTAATTCGATCATGACCAATACTAATATGCCCCTACTGCGATTTAAGGCAGGCGAATGGAACAGTGAAATAATTAAACACAGAATCACCCAAGCTCTTTCGCAAAACTAGCGATTAAAAAACAATAGAACAAAATACGAACTAATTGTTAGTTAATTTTTAAGCGTGCATAAAGCCGAATCGGCTGAATATTTATATTGATAAATTTTGCGCGATACAAGCATAAATCATAAATCCGATCTCAAAGCAAATAAACCAATATACAACATAAAACTCGCCAAGCCAGTAAAATAGGGCGGTTTATAAAACGATAAACGACAAGTGGGTTAATTTGGTGAAAATGAGATAAATTTATCACGAAGAAAGACGATGGAATAGTCGTGTTTTAGATATAGTTTTAATGTCGCACAATGTACCTTTTACGCAATAATAAATACCTCACAAAGATGAATATACATATGTCTATATATATTCGCCAACACCTTATAAAACGAACTTTTTCTGGTAATTCGGCTAGGGGATTCTCTATTACATACAACCCTATAAAACATACCGTCTTTTATAAAAATATACACCAACAAAATACGAACTTAAAAATATTTTTTAATTCCAGCACTATACATGCCGGAGTGCTACATTGATATTTTTACATCAATATAAACTCTGAATGTGCGCCGTAAGCTCATTAAGTTTTCCACAATGCATTTTATATTATTTGACATTTTTATATTTTTATTGCCCCACTCCCCTAGCTTATCATTTTGCGATTATTTGACTTTTGCATATTTTTATATTGTTATATATATTTTCTACGCCATACAGAAATAGAACAAAAAGAGAACTTACTCTATCCAGAAGAGAAGTTGATCGCCCTACTTATAGAATGACCTCTGATCTACCCTGACGTCTATATACCCTGGCTTCGCGCCATTATTATCCAAATAACTCAAAGTAGCTATCGCCTGTTTAACCTGAGCTTGAGCAGACCTATCCACCGTCATACGAATCTGAGCCTCCCTGCCCTCGACCTTAAACCAGACTTGGCGTACAGTATTAGCTGGCAGAATAACCTCTGAAACATTCATTTTATGTTGCGAAAATTCAGACACAGCTTGACCAAGGAAGCTCAGGAATTGACGATTGATAACCTCTTGACCACCTCTAGTCGGTAGGCCACTTTCATCACGAACAGCAACCGTAGGCGCGGCAAAATAATTTTGCTCAAAAGTAACACCACTATCATCAACAAAATAAATCTTATCCCCAGAAGACCACTGGGCCACCGGCTGCCGAAACGTCAACTTAACGGCTGATCGCGCTAGAAAATCTCCCTCCACGCGAATGTTTTTTACCTCAGGAGCTTTCTGTAAAAAGAATTGCTTTAGGTCATTATTATTGAGGAAAAATCGGAATCTCTCCGCTGGGTGAGCGCTGTAATATTCATTAAGAACGCTCACGTATTTATTAGCGTTGCTGGAACTTTTTGCGTCGGGAGTTTGGATTGAAATATTGATTGTCAATTGAAACAAAAGGAATATCACAACAAGCAGACTTACCGCAGTCGCAAGCATTTTCCGCATTACACGGCGACGTTTTTTCACCAATTCGTGAGTCTCAAGCCTCTCAGAAGTTTCCAAAGGAGAGGATGTTTGGCGGCTATTGAGCGTCCTGTTTCGACGATACGATTGGGCGGGCAAATCCTCGTAATTCTCAGTTCGACGACGCGCCGCGATTTCTCGACGACTTAGATTTTCGTCCGATTTTTTCTTAGAGAAGGGGAATTTCACTTTCGCCTACCCTGCCTTCGCACCGTAGTAAGAATAATCTTCGCCATATCTTTAGCCGCGTTTGGCTTGGCAAATTTACCGAAGTTATAACCCAGACCTTTAAGAATTTTCTTAGATTTTAATACGCCAATTATTTTTCGTGCCAAGATTTGATTGTCCTTATCCAACTCGTCTTCGGAAACTATCAACGCCGCCAATGCGTCCTGATAAACCTTAGCGTTTTTCAATTGATGACCGCCTGTCAAATGGCCGTTAGGGATGATGATTGTCGGTTTATGTAGCGCCGCCAATTCCAAAAGAGTGGTCGCCCCTGCCCTGGTCACAACTATATCCGCCGCCGCCAAAACTTCCGCCATTCCATTGTGAACAAACGCCTGCAATCGCCAGCCTTCTCGCTCGTCGGTTTGCTTGAGGATTTCTTCATATTGCTGATTTCCCGATATCAAAAACACCGAAGCCTCGGAAAGCAGATTTTTCCTAATTGCTACAATCGCGGAATTAATTCGGCCTGCTCCGAGTCCACCGCCAGTAACAACAACTAGCGGTTTATTGACATTAAAGCCCAATTTTTCCTTCAATTCTTTCCTCTCAACCTCAGAATATGGATGGAATTCTGGCGCAACTGGAATGCCAACATATGAAGCTTTTTCTGGTGGATAATTGTAATATTCAAGCGGCGCGCCCGTGCCGATAGCTTTCGCGAAGGGACTCAACAAGCGATTCGTCAAACCTGGATGCGCGTCAGAATCATGCAAAACCAACGGAATTCTTAATAGCCGAGCCGCATAGCCAACTGGCAAACAAACATATCCGCCCTTAATGAAAATAACATCTGGACGCCACTTCATAAGCTTAAATAAACTCTGGAAAAATCCAACCATCACCTTAAAACCGTCGCGCAAATTTGGGAATAAAATTGACGGATGTAGATGAAATGAGATACTTTTTCCGTGATATCGGCGTAATTTTCCAGCAACAATCAAATCAACCGGAATACTCTCATCGAACTTAGCAAAAATCCCGCGTGCGCTGGCGCCAAATTTTTTATCACACCAAAAACGAAGCTCGTGATCACCAGTTTTCTGTAATTCTCTAAATACGGCTACCACTGGCGTAACGTGTCCGCCTGAGCCGCCGCCGACCGCTAAGATCTTGGCCACTTTCACCCTCCTCTAATGCTTTATGTGACGTATATTTGGAAATTTGAAAAACTAAACCGAGCGCTGCCGCGATAAACAACATACTTGTACCGCCATAACTTAGTAATGGCAGTGGAATTCCAGTAAGTGGCGCCAAGCCTGTCATTGCGGCAATATTCAATATTACATGCGACGCGATCCAGCCAAAAATTCCCGCCACAATTAGCCGCAACGTTACGTTCGGAAGCCTCGCGGCTACGTGCAAAATCGACAATAATAACGCCGTAAATAGCGCCAATATAGCCATTAAACCGACAAAGCCAAACGTTTCTCCCATGACGGCAAAAATTGAGTCGTTAGTCGCCTCTGGAAGATATCCTGTCGCCTGAACGCTTTTACCAATTCCAAGCCCCAGAAGCCCGCCAGAACCAATCGCAATCCTGGCCTGCTGAATGTGATAATTCTTGTTCTCCTGACTGCTCGTCCCTTTGTGACTATCGCCCTGCACGAAAGTCATCACGCGCTCAATTCGGTGTGGCGACGTAAAAATCATCACCAAACCACAAAGCGCAACAATCGCCAGAATCTTCTTGAAAATCTTCCAATCAATTCCAGCCACCAAAATCATTGATAAGATAATCGCTATCAACGAAATTCCCGTTCCCAAGTCTTTCTGTAAAAACACAATCATCAGCAGCGACAAGCCGGAAATAATGCCCAGCGGAATGATAGTTTCTTGAATGTCGTTTAATTTTCCTTGTTGCGACCGCCGCCCTAAAAATCCCGCCAAAAACAACAGCACGCCATATTTGAGTAATTCTGACGGCTGGAAACTTCCCAATACGCCTAATTGAAACCATCGATACGCACCGTTAGTTTCTTGCGCAAATGACAAATGAAGCACCGCGCCCGAGAGAAATAGTAAAATACATAGCGCAAATCCAGCGTAGAGAATGTATTTTGATCTCTCGCCAGTAATCCACTTATACGGTGTAAAGTAGAACACAGAAAAAGCTATGATGGCAATAAACACACTCGTCAGCTGCTTGCCAAAGAAATACGTATCGCTATAATTCGTGCCATAAGCATAATTCATCACGTTGGCGCGCTGCGGCCCCAGCGCATACATAACAATCAGCCCAAGCAGCAGCAAAAGTCCCATATAAAGCACAATCTGGTACATCGGTCGATGACTTCGAACCGGCTGAGCGATAGATTGACGATTTTTGGCGACCGAATTACGCAATATGACCTCCAGCAAGCGCCAGCATCACGCCGATAAACGCCATCACACAGCCAATAACCCAAAAGCGCATCGTCACTTTAGTTTCTGGCCAACCAATCGCCTCCAGGTGATGATGAATCGGCGCAGATAAGAAAATCTTTCTCTTAAACAGCTTCTTGCTGACGATTTGAGTCAAGCTCGATCCCGCCTCAATTACAAATAGCAAGCCAATCACAGGAAGTAGCAATAACGAATCGGTTAACATCGCCACAACGCCCAAACACGCGCCATAAGCAAAACTTCCAACGTCGCCCATGAAGAATCGAGCTGGATAGATATTGAACCACAAATAGCTCAAAAGCACTCCAACAACCGTAAAGCAGAATCCCGCCAATATAACATGTTGTTGCAATAAAGCAATCACACCAAACGCCCCAAAGCTAATACTAAGCAGCCCACCCGCCAGTCCGTCCATTCCGTCAGAAATATTAACAGCGTTACCAGTAGCCACCACTGCAAACGCAAATAGCGGAACAATCATCCAACCAATATTCACCTCGCCCACAAACGGCACATGAAAACTCGCCACGCCCAGTTTAGCAAAGAAAAACCAACCAAGCACCACACCGATCAACGTAATTAGCGCAAACTTCACTGGACTACGAAGTCCTGCCGCGCCGCCGCCCAAACCGCGTAGATTGATAATATCGTCAATTAGCCCAACTATTCCACCGCCAACCAACGCCGCCAGAGGAAGCCAGGTCTGCGCTCGGTCTAAATTGAAGAAAATCGTCACCACAAAGATTGAAATCACGCCAATCACTCCAGCCATCGTCGGGATGTTTCGCCGCAATTTTGCCGCTTGGAATTTGGCAAAAACCTTTAGCTTTTTCCCATCAGTGCTTTCCGACCTTTGGCGCTTCCAGAAGCGATATCGATAAGCGAAAAACGTATAAATTGGCGTTAAAAACATCGCTAGTAAAAACGCGCCGACGCTCAGCAAAAACACGTGCGTCAATTCATTGGTCATTGTTTGTAAAGCTATTCCCATATTTATTCCTTTGGTGCTATTTTCATATAATCAATTATCCAGTTGGATATATCTGTAAAAATTGGTCCAGCGTGAAGATTTCCTTGCAAATTAATCCCTTTTCCCGGAGCCGCTACACGTACCATTATGACATATTCGGCGCCATTTTTTCCACCGCCATAACCAATATATGTAGCAATCGTTTCCTTCTGTGTGTAAGCGCCATTAACCACCGCTTCAGAAGTACCAGTTTTTCCACCAATTTCATAGCCAGATTTGTCACTCTTTGATAAGAATGAAGATCGGCGCGCCGTCGTTAGCATCGTTCGCATCTGCGATGACGTGCCACCGCTTACAGTTTGGCGAATAACTTTATTTTCCGACGGTTTCAAATTGCCAGATTCGTCAATTGTGCCAACGAGAATGGTTGGCTTGTAGTATTGACCGCCGTTAACTAGCGACGAAAATCCAGCCGCGACTTGAACCATAGTCAAGTTCATACTCTGACCGTAAGTCATAGCCGAATAACGAACCTCATTTCCTTCAGCGCTATCCGGCGGGTAAATATAGCCCGAAGCCTCGCCCAGCTCAATTCCAGTTTTAGCGCCAAAGCCAAATTTATCGTGATAATATTCATACAAAGTCTGGCGAGCCGGCAAATTAATCTGCGAGCCATTTCCTAATTTTCGAATCGCGGTAATAGTGCCGACGT
It encodes the following:
- a CDS encoding DUF6609 family protein translates to MAFLNYNKDEKLESNYKRACGLWLIVIAAIISIATLIGGKQIINMQIFSIGYVISFFSINMNKKVLNRLSDGPSSEFQKEVSLYAVILLFILMVLLGGPFFATENWRLIWLGALMATALHFFPYYFVHGKSMIYLGLICVINIFVGYIFTDIPLEVIAYIDSAIKLVFGMYLLFFSKPSKKTPRF
- a CDS encoding DUF2726 domain-containing protein; amino-acid sequence: METALIFIVAAAIIFLAIKVRQGTDGDTSPIKTPIKKEYVYIKKSCAMTPSELSFYKTLHEAVDGCVIIPQAHLSMFLDHEIKGQSWKAAFAKINGKSVDFLICTNDMKPLIAIELDDSTHNQPDRKTRDDFVNSIMTNTNMPLLRFKAGEWNSEIIKHRITQALSQN
- a CDS encoding cell division protein FtsQ/DivIB, which gives rise to MKFPFSKKKSDENLSRREIAARRRTENYEDLPAQSYRRNRTLNSRQTSSPLETSERLETHELVKKRRRVMRKMLATAVSLLVVIFLLFQLTINISIQTPDAKSSSNANKYVSVLNEYYSAHPAERFRFFLNNNDLKQFFLQKAPEVKNIRVEGDFLARSAVKLTFRQPVAQWSSGDKIYFVDDSGVTFEQNYFAAPTVAVRDESGLPTRGGQEVINRQFLSFLGQAVSEFSQHKMNVSEVILPANTVRQVWFKVEGREAQIRMTVDRSAQAQVKQAIATLSYLDNNGAKPGYIDVRVDQRSFYK
- a CDS encoding UDP-N-acetylglucosamine--N-acetylmuramyl-(pentapeptide) pyrophosphoryl-undecaprenol N-acetylglucosamine transferase; translation: MAKILAVGGGSGGHVTPVVAVFRELQKTGDHELRFWCDKKFGASARGIFAKFDESIPVDLIVAGKLRRYHGKSISFHLHPSILFPNLRDGFKVMVGFFQSLFKLMKWRPDVIFIKGGYVCLPVGYAARLLRIPLVLHDSDAHPGLTNRLLSPFAKAIGTGAPLEYYNYPPEKASYVGIPVAPEFHPYSEVERKELKEKLGFNVNKPLVVVTGGGLGAGRINSAIVAIRKNLLSEASVFLISGNQQYEEILKQTDEREGWRLQAFVHNGMAEVLAAADIVVTRAGATTLLELAALHKPTIIIPNGHLTGGHQLKNAKVYQDALAALIVSEDELDKDNQILARKIIGVLKSKKILKGLGYNFGKFAKPNAAKDMAKIILTTVRRQGRRK
- a CDS encoding FtsW/RodA/SpoVE family cell cycle protein, with protein sequence MRNSVAKNRQSIAQPVRSHRPMYQIVLYMGLLLLLGLIVMYALGPQRANVMNYAYGTNYSDTYFFGKQLTSVFIAIIAFSVFYFTPYKWITGERSKYILYAGFALCILLFLSGAVLHLSFAQETNGAYRWFQLGVLGSFQPSELLKYGVLLFLAGFLGRRSQQGKLNDIQETIIPLGIISGLSLLMIVFLQKDLGTGISLIAIILSMILVAGIDWKIFKKILAIVALCGLVMIFTSPHRIERVMTFVQGDSHKGTSSQENKNYHIQQARIAIGSGGLLGLGIGKSVQATGYLPEATNDSIFAVMGETFGFVGLMAILALFTALLLSILHVAARLPNVTLRLIVAGIFGWIASHVILNIAAMTGLAPLTGIPLPLLSYGGTSMLFIAAALGLVFQISKYTSHKALEEGESGQDLSGRRRLRRTRYASGSRI
- the mraY gene encoding phospho-N-acetylmuramoyl-pentapeptide-transferase translates to MGIALQTMTNELTHVFLLSVGAFLLAMFLTPIYTFFAYRYRFWKRQRSESTDGKKLKVFAKFQAAKLRRNIPTMAGVIGVISIFVVTIFFNLDRAQTWLPLAALVGGGIVGLIDDIINLRGLGGGAAGLRSPVKFALITLIGVVLGWFFFAKLGVASFHVPFVGEVNIGWMIVPLFAFAVVATGNAVNISDGMDGLAGGLLSISFGAFGVIALLQQHVILAGFCFTVVGVLLSYLWFNIYPARFFMGDVGSFAYGACLGVVAMLTDSLLLLPVIGLLFVIEAGSSLTQIVSKKLFKRKIFLSAPIHHHLEAIGWPETKVTMRFWVIGCVMAFIGVMLALAGGHIA